In the Sporohalobacter salinus genome, one interval contains:
- a CDS encoding DUF3857 domain-containing protein: protein MKKKLLLIMMLGLILSFTLNSVVMAKTNSEKLLKQAPSKQEYPEAGGIYLTEKKIADHTLDKTKIRYRKVIKVFNKRGVEDYGEFKIHFNKSNEDIKIIEAKTIKPDSSVVKPKKDAINEITTPEAANVSMYSDARIKVISMPGVKPGSIVVCEYVKTKDEYAIEDEFWNYDLFQSTDPIKNKKLVIKIPVNKEINYKVRNGNLKPKIEKKDDAKIYTWQQSDIPGITKENNMPSLINLAPLVQISTLDNWSQVSSWYQGLIEKQYKVNKELKNKIKELTQGNETKEEKVKSLYNYVTSRIRYIGLQFGESGYKPYSAVETFKNKYGVCKEKATLLIAMLREIGVKAEPVLIRRGSGAVDLDIVSPILFNHMIVYLPDQDKYLDPTSKGTAYGVLPGDQNKNVLLPESDILSKTPISPANSNLAFLKQQVDLKQNGKANIVYQEEKSGVYGYAYRKGYQKYTPRQQKRIVKQGISKGFSNAQATGIQFAGIKDLNQNFSLKISNLQVKSYAKRMGNLLSFKPLRYPIKLSQLVAAEERSYPFHLGFKRKDHRKIEIDIPSNYQVNYLPEDISFQNEVGSLEATYKQQNNKVVLDFNLIVDQYQLEVSEYQAARELLNQAEGVAQNQILLKRQ from the coding sequence ATGAAAAAGAAATTATTACTTATAATGATGTTGGGGCTTATATTGTCTTTTACTCTAAATTCAGTAGTAATGGCTAAAACTAATTCTGAAAAATTACTTAAGCAAGCTCCTAGTAAACAGGAATATCCTGAAGCTGGTGGTATATATTTAACAGAAAAAAAGATAGCAGATCATACCTTAGATAAAACTAAAATTAGATATCGGAAAGTAATTAAAGTATTCAATAAACGGGGAGTAGAAGATTATGGAGAATTTAAGATTCACTTTAATAAGTCTAATGAAGATATAAAAATAATAGAGGCTAAAACAATTAAGCCGGATAGCTCAGTAGTTAAACCTAAAAAAGATGCTATCAATGAAATTACGACGCCTGAAGCTGCTAATGTTAGTATGTATTCAGATGCTCGGATTAAAGTGATTTCTATGCCAGGAGTTAAGCCGGGGAGTATTGTAGTTTGTGAGTATGTGAAAACTAAAGATGAATATGCTATTGAGGATGAATTTTGGAATTATGATTTATTCCAGTCAACAGATCCAATTAAAAACAAGAAGTTAGTAATTAAAATTCCGGTAAATAAAGAAATAAACTATAAAGTAAGAAATGGGAACTTAAAACCTAAAATTGAAAAGAAAGATGATGCGAAAATATATACTTGGCAGCAAAGTGATATTCCCGGAATTACTAAAGAAAATAATATGCCGTCATTAATTAATCTTGCCCCTTTAGTACAAATTTCTACTTTGGATAACTGGAGTCAGGTAAGTAGTTGGTATCAGGGATTAATTGAGAAACAGTATAAAGTAAATAAAGAGTTGAAAAATAAGATTAAGGAATTGACCCAAGGAAATGAAACTAAAGAAGAAAAAGTGAAAAGTCTTTATAATTATGTAACTTCTAGGATTAGATATATTGGTTTACAGTTTGGAGAAAGTGGTTATAAACCTTATTCAGCAGTAGAGACTTTTAAAAATAAATATGGAGTGTGTAAAGAAAAAGCTACTTTATTAATTGCTATGTTAAGAGAGATAGGAGTAAAAGCGGAACCAGTTTTAATTCGACGCGGCTCAGGAGCAGTAGATTTAGATATAGTTAGCCCTATTTTATTTAATCATATGATTGTTTATTTGCCTGACCAAGATAAATATTTAGACCCAACTAGTAAAGGAACGGCTTATGGAGTTTTACCTGGAGACCAAAATAAAAACGTTCTACTGCCTGAGAGTGATATATTAAGCAAAACTCCAATTAGCCCTGCTAATAGTAATCTTGCTTTTCTAAAACAACAAGTTGATTTGAAACAAAATGGAAAAGCTAATATAGTCTATCAAGAAGAGAAAAGTGGTGTTTATGGCTATGCTTATCGGAAAGGCTATCAGAAATATACACCGCGCCAGCAGAAAAGAATTGTTAAACAAGGCATAAGTAAAGGTTTTTCTAATGCTCAAGCAACAGGAATTCAATTTGCTGGAATTAAAGATTTGAATCAAAATTTTAGTTTAAAGATTTCTAATTTACAGGTTAAAAGTTATGCTAAAAGAATGGGAAATTTACTATCTTTTAAGCCTTTACGATATCCTATCAAGTTAAGTCAATTAGTCGCTGCTGAAGAAAGAAGTTATCCTTTCCATCTTGGTTTTAAAAGAAAAGATCATCGTAAAATTGAGATTGATATACCTTCAAATTATCAAGTTAATTATTTGCCTGAGGATATAAGTTTCCAAAATGAAGTAGGTAGTCTTGAAGCTACTTATAAGCAGCAAAATAATAAAGTTGTATTAGACTTTAACCTAATAGTAGATCAGTATCAATTAGAAGTTAGTGAATATCAGGCTGCTAGAGAATTATTAAATCAGGCTGAAGGAGTTGCTCAAAACCAGATATTATTGAAGCGACAGTAA